One Massilia sp. 9096 genomic window carries:
- a CDS encoding sensor domain-containing diguanylate cyclase, which yields MRRARKFRLGLLALFITFVAVGATAVEVFLDYQDTEERRYETAADITRVVERHTRDTVTYVDETLDAVSTVVEGAGPLANLREPNRWKLLSSYCRTLIGCREIWIVDPGGNVVAQTRTMSLVKTNVSDRDYFRQAKDTHKRYIDKAIVARIPGSPILFTISKAVYDQKGNLLAIVAVGMDTSQLTSFYSLFGFSVAPTVGIYRNDGSLVARNPGMAKYVGKSNARSSIFTKLLPHAPSGTYDSTSQMDGKRRLAAYRALPDLDLVIFVGIERQAAFAYWKTRSMRLATIIAGMLALIWATLFIAYRALIEKSILRKQNVQLDDLASRDALTGIGNRRMFERMLKHDWSKHCRSGAPLSLVLIDVDYFKLFNDRYGHQAGDACLREVAQAIEDSLNRQSDVVARYGGEEFVALLDCGHDGALLVAEKMRRQVEALGIPHASSNASSIVTASFGVASTDAVNFSSADELLAAADSALYAAKDAGRNRVQAAEGQVPPLAS from the coding sequence ATGAGACGCGCACGTAAATTTCGATTGGGGCTGCTGGCCCTGTTCATCACCTTCGTCGCGGTTGGCGCCACGGCAGTAGAAGTCTTCCTTGACTATCAAGATACTGAGGAGCGACGATACGAAACGGCAGCCGACATCACTCGCGTTGTTGAGCGGCACACACGGGATACCGTTACGTATGTCGATGAGACCCTTGACGCAGTGTCAACTGTCGTTGAGGGAGCAGGTCCACTGGCGAACCTTCGTGAACCCAACCGCTGGAAGCTACTGAGCTCGTATTGCAGGACTCTTATCGGTTGCCGTGAAATTTGGATTGTCGACCCGGGCGGCAACGTCGTTGCGCAAACGAGAACAATGTCTCTTGTTAAAACGAACGTTTCCGACCGAGACTATTTTCGGCAAGCGAAAGATACGCACAAGCGATACATCGACAAGGCTATCGTTGCTCGAATCCCAGGTTCGCCAATTCTCTTCACTATCTCGAAAGCAGTGTATGACCAGAAGGGAAATCTGCTCGCAATTGTCGCGGTCGGTATGGACACCAGCCAGCTCACTTCTTTCTACTCACTGTTCGGCTTTTCAGTCGCGCCAACGGTCGGCATCTACAGGAACGATGGAAGCCTCGTAGCACGGAATCCAGGCATGGCCAAGTACGTCGGGAAGAGCAATGCACGGAGCTCGATATTTACTAAGCTGCTGCCGCATGCACCGTCTGGCACGTATGACTCGACCTCACAAATGGATGGCAAGCGAAGGCTTGCGGCGTATAGAGCCCTGCCTGACCTCGACCTTGTAATTTTTGTCGGAATCGAACGACAAGCTGCATTTGCTTACTGGAAGACTCGCTCGATGCGCTTGGCGACGATTATCGCCGGGATGCTTGCGCTTATATGGGCAACACTATTCATCGCTTACCGGGCTCTTATCGAAAAATCAATCCTACGGAAGCAGAACGTCCAGTTAGACGACTTGGCTTCCCGCGATGCTCTTACCGGAATTGGTAACCGTAGGATGTTCGAACGGATGCTCAAGCATGATTGGAGTAAGCACTGTCGTAGTGGTGCACCATTATCGCTGGTGCTCATCGATGTCGATTACTTCAAGCTCTTCAACGACCGCTACGGTCATCAGGCGGGCGACGCCTGCTTGCGTGAGGTAGCGCAAGCGATTGAGGACAGTTTGAACCGGCAGAGTGATGTAGTTGCTCGCTACGGAGGCGAGGAATTCGTTGCGCTTCTCGACTGCGGTCACGACGGTGCCCTGCTAGTCGCAGAAAAAATGCGCCGGCAGGTAGAGGCGCTTGGCATTCCGCACGCGTCTTCTAATGCAAGTTCCATTGTGACTGCTAGCTTCGGCGTCGCTAGCACGGATGCTGTGAACTTCAGCAGCGCTGACGAGCTGCTGGCAGCCGCCGACAGCGCGCTGTACGCCGCTAAGGACGCTGGGCGAAACCGGGTGCAGGCGGCCGAAGGTCAAGTGCCGCCACTTGCTTCCTAG
- a CDS encoding IS3 family transposase (programmed frameshift) gives MARERRVFSEEFKREAVKLVGQPGASKAAIARDLGIGANLLGRWCRDADVDAEVAVRSEKVSAQQYERMRRELAKVKTERDILKKAPRLLRSRPQVKYGFIAKYRTIWPTRMMCRLLGVSSSGFYDWLGRPASAHERENAQLLKAIKHSFDASDGTYGSPRVVRDLIDAGLSCSENRVARLMKAAGIKARHKRRRAPGQLDSPVHAIAPNLLDRQFEATGPNQKWAADFTYVWTGEGWLFVAVVLDLYSRRVVGWSMQPTMTAQLVMDALLMAIFRRGRPRAVVHHSDQGSQYTSEDFQRLLESHGIVCSMSRRGNCWDNAAMESFFSTLKTERLSKKHYRTRDDLRADVFDYIERFYNPRRRHSTIGYISPVQFENLKCA, from the exons ATGGCACGTGAAAGACGGGTATTTTCAGAAGAGTTTAAGCGCGAAGCAGTCAAGCTGGTAGGCCAGCCTGGTGCGAGCAAGGCGGCGATAGCCCGTGACCTTGGCATTGGCGCCAATTTGCTGGGACGGTGGTGCAGAGATGCCGACGTCGATGCAGAGGTCGCCGTCCGGAGCGAGAAAGTGTCGGCCCAGCAATACGAGCGTATGCGACGCGAGCTGGCGAAGGTCAAGACGGAGCGCGACATATTAAAAAAGGCGC CTCGGCTACTTCGCAGCCGACCTCAAGTGAAGTACGGCTTCATCGCCAAATATCGAACCATCTGGCCAACGCGAATGATGTGCCGTCTACTCGGCGTATCGAGCAGCGGTTTTTACGACTGGCTTGGACGGCCTGCAAGTGCGCATGAACGCGAGAATGCCCAGCTTCTCAAGGCAATCAAGCACAGCTTTGATGCCAGCGATGGCACATATGGTTCACCGCGGGTAGTGCGAGACCTTATCGACGCCGGTTTGTCCTGCAGCGAGAACCGCGTAGCGCGACTGATGAAAGCGGCCGGCATCAAGGCCCGCCACAAGCGACGTCGTGCGCCAGGACAGCTCGATTCGCCAGTCCACGCCATCGCGCCGAATCTGTTGGACCGGCAGTTTGAAGCGACAGGGCCGAACCAGAAATGGGCGGCCGACTTTACTTATGTGTGGACTGGCGAAGGCTGGCTGTTTGTCGCTGTTGTCCTCGACCTGTATTCGCGGCGTGTGGTGGGCTGGTCGATGCAGCCGACGATGACGGCACAACTGGTGATGGATGCTCTGCTGATGGCAATTTTCCGACGCGGTCGTCCTCGCGCAGTGGTGCATCACTCCGACCAGGGCTCGCAATACACGAGTGAGGATTTCCAGCGCTTGCTCGAGTCTCACGGCATCGTTTGCAGCATGAGTCGACGCGGTAATTGCTGGGACAACGCTGCAATGGAGAGTTTCTTCTCGACGCTCAAGACTGAGCGCTTAAGCAAAAAGCACTACCGGACCAGGGATGATTTACGTGCCGATGTGTTCGACTATATCGAAAGGTTCTACAATCCACGCCGGCGTCATTCCACTATCGGCTACATCAGCCCGGTACAGTTTGAAAATCTAAAATGCGCCTAA